Below is a genomic region from Spongiibacter nanhainus.
GCTTGTACCACTGGCGCAGCCGGTTTACCGGGCCATCGCCGTCGCACAGCACGGGGTTATCCACCCGGGTTTTGGTGTGCCAGATGTGCACGTCCTGAAAGAAGGCCTCGCGGTTTTGCTGGGTGTAGAGCTTGGCCATTTCGCGGTTTTCTTCATCGCTCATGCCGGCCATTTTCTTCACTGCCACCCCAAAACGCAGGTCAAAACTGTTGTGGGTCTTGGGCACATGGGTTACCAGCAACCGGGACTCCACAAACACGCCCTCAACCTGACCGGTCATGTAGGTGGTCATGTAGGCGGGGCCGTAATAGGTTGCCACCGAAGTCAGCTCGCCGTCTTCTGCCAGTCGCTCAGAGCCGCCCTTGAGTACTTGCTGATAGGTGTGCTTGTGAACGATGTTCTTAAACTCATTGATCGGCGCACCGTGTACCGGCGCAAAGTGAGCCACATCGGCCATGTTGTCGATCAATTCACGGGAGTTGGTGTTGATGGTCATCAAGTCCATCTGCCAGGTGGTCCACTCCGGAGAGAACAAGTCGTCGATGCGGGGTGGCCGCTGCTCTGCGATGGGCTCGCCGCCTTCGGGGTCGTACCACATAAACAACAGGTGGTTTTCTTCCAGCGTTGGGTAGGAGCGAATCACCGCCTTGGGGGGAATGCGCTTGGCGTAGGGGATGTCGTCGCAGACGCCGTCGGCGCCCCAACGCCAGCCGTGGAAGGGGCAGCGCACCGAGTTACCCTCGACGCAACCTTCGCTGAGATCCGCGCCCATGTGCGGGCAGTAGCCGTCCAGCACGTGGACTTCGCCGTCTTCACCCCGGTAGGCCACCAGGCGGGTGCCAAAGTAGTCGAGTTTTACCGGTTTTTCATCGTACTCGCTGGCCAGTCCCAGGCAGTACCAACCGCGACCGAAACGATCGGGCAGTTCTTCCGCTTGGATTATGTGGGGCTGACGCTTGACCTGTGCAAGCTCGGACATAATTATTCTCCTGCTGGATTCGTTCCCTGCCACTCCGCGCTGGGGCGCAGTGGCTCACGCTCATATTCACGCTCACAAGAGACAGTGCAGTGCGCGGGTTTGCGATGTTGGCAGTCTCACACAGGCCCCAAACCCTCGCCATACCTCATTTAGACGAATCATAGGAGCGCAATAACGCCCTGATTTTGCTCACTTTTGAGAAGACCGTGCACACTAGCAATGACGCTGAGAAGTGAGGGTGCGCGGCACCGCAAGATTCGGTTCGCCGCCGAGCTAAGATGCGGCGACAATAGCAGCTTCTGGGATTACTACGGGACCACACTGTGTCTGACTATCAACGCATGGCCAAAGCCATCGACTACCTGGTCCGCCATCGCCAGCGCCAGCCCAGTCTGGAGGACGTGGCGCAGTATGTACATTTAAGCCCCAGCCATTTTCAGCGCCAGTTTCAGCGCTGGGTCGGGGTGAGTCCCAAACGCTATCTTCAGGCTCTTACTGTGAGCGATGCCAAAGCCCTGTTGGCCCGCTCGACACCAACGCTGGCGGTAGCAGATCAATTGGGCTTAAGCAGCGCGTCCCGGCTCTACGATCACTTCATTCAGCTGGAGGCCATGACGCCGGGGGAATACCAGCGCGGAGGCGAAGGTCTGCACATCCAGTACAGCCTGCACGACACACCCTTTGGCCAGGCGCTGCTGGCCAGCACCCAGCGGGGTTTGTGTTGCTTCAATTTTATCGACAGTGATGATGAGGTTCCCCAGCAAACACTACAGGCCCAGTGGCCGAAGGCGGGTATCGTAGCTGGACTTGCCAACCACCAAGCTATTGTCGACGCCCTGTTCAGCACTGCGGGAAAGCCAGACTCTCCCCTCTCCCTCCATGTGCGGGGCACCAACTTTCAGATACAGGTTTGGCGGGCACTGCTGCGGATTCCCGCCGGCAGCTTGTCCACCTATCGTCAGGTGGCCCAGGCCATCAACCGCCCCACGGCTTCCCGAGCGGTGGGCCAGGCCATCGGCGCCAACCCGGTGGGCTTGTTGATCCCCTGCCACCGGGTGATTCGGGAAAGCGGCGAGCTGGGGGGCTACCGCTGGGGGCTTGAACGCAAGCAGGCCCTGCTGTGTTTAGAAGAAGCGCAGACTCAACCCGGCTAAAGCGCTTATTGATTTAAGCTAGTGTCGATAAGGGTCAGCAACTGCTCAATGCTGGGCCGTTCTGCGTAGTCGGCAGTGGCGTGGGAGGCCAACACCCTGCCCTGTTGATCGATGACAAATACCGATGCCACGGCAATGGTGTTGTGTTGCCGACCACTCCAGGCTGACAAGTCGATGCCATAGTCCCGATATTTCTTTAGTGTGTTTTGGTCAAGCTCCAGCAGCACATTAAATTGGCGGTGGGCCAGCAAATCGGGATCGCTAAGCACCGGAAAGGGTATCTCGTATTGCCGGCTCAATGCCGCCGCTTTATCGGGAGCATCGACACTGATTAGCACCGGTTGCACTCCGGCAGCTTTCAATTTGGGATAGTTGACCGCCAGCTCGCGAACCTGGCCGTTGCAATAGGGGCACCAGCCGCCCCGGTAAAAAACCACTAATGCCGGCCGCTCTGCCCAGGAAGAAGCCAGGGCGTAGTCCTCTCCATCAATAGTCTTTAAAGTCGCACCCTTTACTCTCTCTCCCTTTTGCAAGCCCTTACCCGCTTCGTTGCGACCCAATTTGGATTCGGGGAGGGTTTTGTACTGCGTGGGCTCAGCCAGTGTCGGTGTCGACTCGCCCTGGGCGGCACTGTAGCCAGTACCCAGCAGAGCAAAACCCAGCGCTATGGCAAGGGCAATTTTATGTAATTGGTTCATGCTTCAGTCCTCTAAAAACATCCTGTTTCCGTATACTTATAGTTAGACGATGCGCATCAATCAACGTTTCAGCTGGACGCTTTCGACATGACTCAACACCTGCCCCATACCCTTTTAGTACTGCTACGCCGAGTGTGCTTGGCAACCCTGGCCACCGTTTTGGTGGGCTGCCTGGGCATGCCCAAAGATGTCGAACCAGTGGATAATTTTGAGCTGCAGCGCTATCTGGGTAAATGGTACGAAATCGCCCGACTGGACCACTCCTTTGAGCGGGGGCTGCAGGCGGTTACCGCCGAGTATTCGCTGCGGGACGACGGTGGCGTGCGGGTCATTAATCGCGGCTACTCCTCCAGCCGTGGCATTTGGGAGCAGGCGGAGGGACGCGCCTACTTTGTTGATGGCAAAGACCGGGGCTATTTAAAAGTGTCATTTTTTGGCCCCTTCTATGGCTCCTATGTGATCTTCAATCTGGATAAGGACCACTATCAGTATGCCTTTGTCTCAGGGCCGGACAACGGCTATTTGTGGCTGCTGTCACGCACACCAACGGTCCCGGACGCACTGATTAAAGACTTTGTGGAGGCAGCTCAGCAACGCGGCTTCGACAGTGAAACGTTGATTTTTGTCGACCATTCACAAGCCACCAAAACCGAGCGGGAGTAGCCTCAGCGCATCAGGATTTGCCCGCCGTCGATGGGCAGCGTGTGGCCGGTAATGTAGGCGGCGTCCGGCCCGCACAGAAACGCCACTACCCTGCCGATGTCTTCTTCACACTGACCGACCCGGCCCATCGGCACCGAGCTGAGAAAGGCGTCGACATCGTCGCCGCCGCTCTCCACCCAGCGCGCCATTGCCGGCGAGTCTGCCAGCGGCATGATGCAGTTAACGCGGATACTGTCGGCGCCCCATTCACAGGCCGCCGCCCGACTCAGGGCGCGAATCGCCTCTTTGGCAGCGGCGTAGGCGCCGAAACCACCACTGTCGTGGCGCAGCGCCGCTGAGGTGGCCAGGTTGACCACCGCGCCATCGCCACGGAGGTAGGGATAGCAGGCTTTCATAAAGCGCAGCGTCGCCAGGGGGCCGGTGTCCATACCCTCTAGGAACTCGTCGTCGTCCACTTCAAGCAGATGGCCCAGGGCGACAAACTGGGCATTGTTGACCAGAATATCGATGCCACCAAACTCGTCCACCACCTCCTGCACCGCCGCTTCGATATCATCCAGCTCCGCGACATCACAGACAAAGGCTTCGGCAACGCCGCCGCGATGATGGATTTCAGCGCAGGTCGCTTCGAGGGTAGACAGTGTTCGCCCCAACACCGCAACGGTGGCACCTTCGGCTGCCAGGGCCAGAGCAATGCCCTGCCCCACCCCCTGTCCACCGCCTGTGATCAAGGCAACTTTATTTTGCAGAATGGCCATGGTGGGTCCTCCCCGCTATTGCGGAAACCGGGGCAGACCGTGGTCGGCGGGATCGCGGGTTGTCAGTCTGCCAATTGGGCGACGCTTTTCAGGATCAAGCGTACCAGTAGGGTCTGGCGGCTGACACCTGTTTTTGAAAAAATCGAGCGCAGATGCGTGCGGGCGGTATTGCGGCTCATGCCCAGCGCTTCCGAGGCTTCGTCGAGACTGAGGCCGTCGGCCAACAGCAGCGACAGTTGCGCCTCGGTAGGGGTAAAGCCAAACAGCTGAATGATGATATTGACTGGTGCTTCGGCACCGTACTCCGGATCGCTGATAAAAATCGCCACCGTCGGTACGGATTTGCCTTCGGACCATTCCCCGGTGGGCACGGGCCGGGCGATAACCCCCAGATCGGCAAAGTCGCCGTCCCGATGAACCCGCATCGCTTCCACGACTGAGGCTTCTCCGCTGCCCCGCTGGGCAAGGATATTGTCGATCAAATGCTGGAGTTTCTTGGTGGTGGCCTGATCACCCAGCATCAGGCAACCGCCCTCCACCCGCACTTCCGGCTCACGGGCAATAAGGTTTTCCGCCATGCGATTCATCGACAGGATGGAGCCCTTTTCGTCCAGCAGAATCGTCGCCAGGGACAGGCTTTCCACCGCGCCGGCGTACAGTGCCCGCTCGGATTCGATCTTGTTCATCCGCACATGCAGACGCAGCGAGCGCTCCAGGTGAGGGACAATGGCGTACATCAGGTCCCGGTCGGCCTGCTCGAAGGTCGGCGCCTCCTTACCCCGGGCGACGCGAAGGCCGGCGTCCATCTCGTCGGGGACGTGGATATCCACCCCGAGGGTATCGTAGAGGCCAGTGGGCTTCATGCACAGCTGATAAAGCTCGCTGTTTTCCCAGTCGTCGTCGGTGATTAATTCCTGCAGGGTTTTCACTTCCCCGGGCTTCAGGGAAAGAAACGGGTCCATGGCAAACAGGCGTTCCTGGTAGTTATCCAGGCCTTCGCTGGTGCGACCGCCCACTACCCGCAGCGCGCCGCGGCCCGTTTCTGATGGAGGATTCAGCACCAGGGTGACGGAAATCGCCTGCATTTGCTCACTGAGCTCAGTGAGAAACTGCTGCCACGGCTCTTCCTCCAATGGACCTTGATAAATGCTTGTGATCAGACGCTCGAAGGCGGGTTCGATATACATCGCGTAGCGCACCTGCGGTTATTATTTTCGTAGGGCCTAAAGGCCCTAAAGGTGCGTAAAGTATAACTGAGAAATTCGCAGAGAAAAGGGCGAGTTACAGCCCTGTAACAAAAGAATAATGAGCGCGGACTAGCGTTTTGCGTAATCCGCGCCTTGTTTTAGATCAAACCTCGTTCTTTGGCCATATCCAGGGCCAGGTCTTCGATCATGTCCTCTTGGCCGCCAACGGTTCTGCGACGGCCCAATTCCACCAGAATATCCCGGGAAGAGACGCCGTACTTCTGCTGGGCGCGCTTGGCAAACAGCAGGAAGGAGGAATATACCCCGGCGTAGCCCAGGGTCAGTGCATCCCGGTCAATGCGGATCAGCTGGTCCATAATCGGCACTACCCGATCTTCTGCCACGTCCATCATTTTGTAGAGGTCGGTGCCGTGGTCGGCGCCCATGCGGTCCAGCACCGCGACCAGCACTTCCAAAGGCGTATTGCCCGCCCCGGCGCCGAGCCCGGCTACCGAACCGTCGATCCGCCCCGCTCCCGCCTCAATGGCGATCAGCGAGTTCATTACCCCGAGGCTGAGATTGTGGTGGGCGTGAAAGCCGATTTCCGTTTCTGGCTTCAGCTCCCGGCGCAACAGGCCGATGCGGGACTGCACATGCTCCGGCAGCATATAGCCGGCGGAATCGGTGCAATAGATACAGTTGGCGCCGTAGGATTCCATCAGCTTGGCCTGCTCCAGCAGCTGCTCGGGCTCGATCATATGGGCCATCATCAAAAAGCCTACGGTATCCAGGCCCATTTCCGAGGCCATGCCGATATGCTGCTCGGACACGTCGGCCTCGGTACAGTGGGTCGCCACCCGAATGGTGGTCACACCCAGGTCTGCCGCCATCTTCAAATGGTCGACCGTGCCGATGCCGGGCAACAGCAAGGCGGACACCTTGGCCTGCTTGACCACGCCGACCACCGCTTTCAGGTAGTCTTCATCGCTGTGGGCGGGAAACCCGTAGTTGACCGAGGCGCCGCCCAGGCCATCGCCGTGGGTCACCTCGATCAGAGGCATACCGGCTTCATCCAGGCCGGCAGCAATGTGTTTCATTTCGTCGAGGGATATCTGATGCTGCTTGGCGTGCATACCATCCCGAAGACACATGTCGTGCAGGGTGACCTTTTTTCCACGTAAATCCATAGCGTCTTCCTCAAACTTTAACGGTGTAACGGCCGGCCAGCATTTCTTCGGCGACCATTTCGGCGGTGCGCAGTGCGGCGGCGGTCATAATGTCGAGATTGCCGGCGTAGTTGGGCAAAAAGTCCCCCAGCCCCTCGACCTCCATAAACATTGATACCCGATTGCCGTCGAACACCGGTCCGTTTTTCAGGCGATAGCCGGGCACGTATTTCTGCACCTCGGTCACCATCTCTTCCACCGAGCGGGTGATGGCATCGCGATCTGGCTCACCTTCGGTCAGGCAGTGGATGGTGTCCCGCATAATCAGCGGCGGCTCTGCCGGGTTGATGACAATGATGGCTTTACCCTGTTTGGCGCCGCCAATCTGCTCAACGCCCCGGGCCGTGGTACGGGTAAACTCGTCGATATTTTTGCGGGTTCCAGGCCCTACGGAACGGGAGCTCACCGTGGCGACAATTTCACCGTAACTCACCGGCTGTACCCGAGATACCGCTGCCACCATAGGAATGGTGGCCTGACCGCCACAGGTGACCATATTCACGTTATTGGCCTGAGCCTTTACCGCGTCTTCAAGATTGACCGGCGGTATACAGTAGGGGCCGATTGCCGCGGGAGTCAGGTCGATCATCATCGCACCCAGCTCGTTGACCTTGCGGGAATTCTCGGCGTGGACGTAAGCCGAGGTGGCGTCAAAACAGATTTGTACACCGTCCTCTTGCAGGGTCGGCAACATACCATCGACACCGTCGGCGGTGGTCTTTAGCCCCATGTCTTTGGCGCGGGCCAAACCGGGGGATTCCGGGTCTACCCCCACCATCCACACGGGCTCAATCAGATTGGAGCGCTTGGCTTTAATCAGCAAGTCGGTACCAATATTGCCGGGGCCGATGATCGCGGCCTTAATTTTTTGCGACATAAAAACTCCGCTGGGGATAGAGGTTAGGTAAAGCTCACACTGGCACGGCCAATACCGTGTAATTCCAGCTCAAAGTGATCGCCGGGGCTGGCGGGCTCCAGTGGCACCAAAGAACCGGAGAGAATAACTTCACCGGCTTTAAAGGGAATTCCAAAACGGCCCAATGTATTGGCCAGCCAGGCGACTGCTGTGAGCGGGTCACCCTGCACCGCACTGCCTTTGCCTTCGCTCAGTAGCTCGCCGTTTTTGTGAACGGTAATACTGAGATTGGGCAGGTCAAAGTCCTTGGGGTCCACTTCCGACTCGCCCAATACATAGACACCGCAGGAGGCATTGTCGGCGATGGTATCCTGAATCTTTATCTGCCAGTTATCGATACGGGAATCGACAATTTCAAAGCACGGCATAATACATTCGGTAGCGGCGAGCACATCGGCTTCCGTCACACCCGGCCCGATCAAATCTGATTTAAGACGAAAGCCAATTTCGGCCTCAGCCCGGGGTTGTATCAGCTGCCCCGCCACCGGCACTGCCGCGCCGTTGTCGTAGGTCATGGCGTCAGTGAGAAAACCAAAATCGGGTTGATGAACCCCCAACATGTCCTGAACGACTTTAGAGGTCACACCAATCTTTTTGCCCACTACTTTTTCGCCGTCAGCCAGGCGACGCTCCAGCATGCGCTGGGAGATGTAGTAGGCATCGTCGATAGTGATCTCGGTGTAACGGCTGGTTAGAGGGGCAATGGCCCGGCACTCCCGCAGCGCGTTGTACAGCTCATCGCCCAGTTGTTCTATTGTTGCCGTGTCCATTTTGCTCCCGGTGTACAGTCGCACCAATGGCAACTGTTGGTTATATGTAGGGGTTTTAGTGTTGTAAGAAATCCAGCACCGCGCGATTAAACATGTCCTGGTGCTCTACCATTACCCAGTGGCCACACTGGGATACCAGGGTGAGCCGAATATCGGCAATGCCCTTGGCCAGGGTCATAATGCCGGTCTCCGGCATCATCTGCTCGTTGACGCCCCAAAAGGCCTGAACTGGGCAAGATATTTCGCCCAGCCGCTCGGCCATATTGGGCACCGACATGGTGTTGATCACCTGGGTGTTTTGTTGCTGAAAAATTCCCCAGCGCTCGTCCACCAACTGCTGGTCCACCACCGCCTCGTCGTAGACCAGGCCGCGGCGGATAAACTCCTCCAGTCGCTGGGGCGACATGGGGCCGGCGGTGAAGACTTCCTTCATCACCTGCATGCCCGGCATATGAAAGTAATCGGGCTGGTTCTCGATACCGCCCGGTGCCATCAGCACCAATTTATCGACGCGATTGGGGTTATCCAGGGTAAATTTAATGGCGATGGCGCCACCCAGAGAGTTGCCAATCAAGGTCGCGCTGTCGATCTCAAGCGCTGTTAGCAGCTGGGCCACGTGGTCGACAAACAAATCCAGTGGATACTCGATGTCGTCGGGCTTATCGGAATAGCCATAGCCAATCAGATCCGGGACGATGACCCGGTAGCCCTGCTCCGCCAACCAGGGATAGTTGCCTTTGAAATTGCTGTGGCCGCTGGCGCCGCTGCCACTGCCGTGGAGAAAGACCACAGCCGGACCCTGGCCGTGCTCCAGGTAGTGTAAGCGGTGCCCTGACGCTGTCGTGAAGTAACGCCCTTCAGGCAGCCCCGCTACCAATGTCGCCATAACCCTGCCTCGTTATCCTGTGACAGGCACCTTGCCGGCACCCTGAATTCATCACGGCAGTGTAGCGGAGCCCCGCCCCAGGCCTAATCCCCCAAATGGAGGAAGAATCCGACTCAGCGGACTTCGGCATCGTTAAAGGTAGTGGGCTCACCCAGCATGACGCGGGGGGAGTGGCGCACTTCCCCGCCGGTATCCACCACCCCAAAGGCCTCGGCAAGTTCTGCGGCATAGTGCACCTGACCGCTGTAGTCCATGGCGCGACCGGATTGGTACAGCGCGTCGATGACCCGGCCGGGAAACTCCGGAGACTCCGCCATGGCGGCGGCCTCGGCATACAAGTCTGGATGAGCATCAAACACCCGCTGACTGCGCTCGGTGCTGAGCAGCCCCATCCACAGGGAGATCACCGCCACACCGTGGGGGCGGAAATCCACTGCCATATCGTGGGCCATCTTATCTACCCCGGCCTTACCGGCACCGTAGGCCGGGCCGTGCATATAGCAGCGCCCCCCGGCGGCCGAGGTATTCACCACCAGCGCATTTTTACTTTTCAGCAGCAGAGGCGCCGCATAGTAACTGGACACATAGGTGGAGCGCAGACCGACATCGAGAATGGACTGCAGAGACAGGGGCTTCTCCCAGAAGGCGCCGGGGGCCACTAGCTCATCGGGGACATGCAAGGCATTGTTGACCAGAATATCCAGCCGGCCCTGCTCCCGGGTTATTTGCTCAAACAGCGCCTGCACCTGGCTGTCGTCGGCGTGGTCGCAGACCACCGGCACAGCCTTGCCGCCTCGACGGGTGATTTCCTCGGCGGTGGCGAACACCGTACCGGGCAAGGGAGCATCCCCCTCTTGCTTACTGCGTCCAGTGATATAGACCG
It encodes:
- a CDS encoding Rieske 2Fe-2S domain-containing protein — protein: MSELAQVKRQPHIIQAEELPDRFGRGWYCLGLASEYDEKPVKLDYFGTRLVAYRGEDGEVHVLDGYCPHMGADLSEGCVEGNSVRCPFHGWRWGADGVCDDIPYAKRIPPKAVIRSYPTLEENHLLFMWYDPEGGEPIAEQRPPRIDDLFSPEWTTWQMDLMTINTNSRELIDNMADVAHFAPVHGAPINEFKNIVHKHTYQQVLKGGSERLAEDGELTSVATYYGPAYMTTYMTGQVEGVFVESRLLVTHVPKTHNSFDLRFGVAVKKMAGMSDEENREMAKLYTQQNREAFFQDVHIWHTKTRVDNPVLCDGDGPVNRLRQWYKQFFVDRDEVPSTFDERKEYVVDYHLRSA
- a CDS encoding acetaldehyde dehydrogenase (acetylating); translation: MSQKIKAAIIGPGNIGTDLLIKAKRSNLIEPVWMVGVDPESPGLARAKDMGLKTTADGVDGMLPTLQEDGVQICFDATSAYVHAENSRKVNELGAMMIDLTPAAIGPYCIPPVNLEDAVKAQANNVNMVTCGGQATIPMVAAVSRVQPVSYGEIVATVSSRSVGPGTRKNIDEFTRTTARGVEQIGGAKQGKAIIVINPAEPPLIMRDTIHCLTEGEPDRDAITRSVEEMVTEVQKYVPGYRLKNGPVFDGNRVSMFMEVEGLGDFLPNYAGNLDIMTAAALRTAEMVAEEMLAGRYTVKV
- a CDS encoding lipocalin family protein translates to MTQHLPHTLLVLLRRVCLATLATVLVGCLGMPKDVEPVDNFELQRYLGKWYEIARLDHSFERGLQAVTAEYSLRDDGGVRVINRGYSSSRGIWEQAEGRAYFVDGKDRGYLKVSFFGPFYGSYVIFNLDKDHYQYAFVSGPDNGYLWLLSRTPTVPDALIKDFVEAAQQRGFDSETLIFVDHSQATKTERE
- a CDS encoding helix-turn-helix transcriptional regulator; its protein translation is MYIEPAFERLITSIYQGPLEEEPWQQFLTELSEQMQAISVTLVLNPPSETGRGALRVVGGRTSEGLDNYQERLFAMDPFLSLKPGEVKTLQELITDDDWENSELYQLCMKPTGLYDTLGVDIHVPDEMDAGLRVARGKEAPTFEQADRDLMYAIVPHLERSLRLHVRMNKIESERALYAGAVESLSLATILLDEKGSILSMNRMAENLIAREPEVRVEGGCLMLGDQATTKKLQHLIDNILAQRGSGEASVVEAMRVHRDGDFADLGVIARPVPTGEWSEGKSVPTVAIFISDPEYGAEAPVNIIIQLFGFTPTEAQLSLLLADGLSLDEASEALGMSRNTARTHLRSIFSKTGVSRQTLLVRLILKSVAQLAD
- a CDS encoding alpha/beta fold hydrolase, whose protein sequence is MATLVAGLPEGRYFTTASGHRLHYLEHGQGPAVVFLHGSGSGASGHSNFKGNYPWLAEQGYRVIVPDLIGYGYSDKPDDIEYPLDLFVDHVAQLLTALEIDSATLIGNSLGGAIAIKFTLDNPNRVDKLVLMAPGGIENQPDYFHMPGMQVMKEVFTAGPMSPQRLEEFIRRGLVYDEAVVDQQLVDERWGIFQQQNTQVINTMSVPNMAERLGEISCPVQAFWGVNEQMMPETGIMTLAKGIADIRLTLVSQCGHWVMVEHQDMFNRAVLDFLQH
- a CDS encoding fumarylacetoacetate hydrolase family protein; the encoded protein is MDTATIEQLGDELYNALRECRAIAPLTSRYTEITIDDAYYISQRMLERRLADGEKVVGKKIGVTSKVVQDMLGVHQPDFGFLTDAMTYDNGAAVPVAGQLIQPRAEAEIGFRLKSDLIGPGVTEADVLAATECIMPCFEIVDSRIDNWQIKIQDTIADNASCGVYVLGESEVDPKDFDLPNLSITVHKNGELLSEGKGSAVQGDPLTAVAWLANTLGRFGIPFKAGEVILSGSLVPLEPASPGDHFELELHGIGRASVSFT
- the dmpG gene encoding 4-hydroxy-2-oxovalerate aldolase; translated protein: MDLRGKKVTLHDMCLRDGMHAKQHQISLDEMKHIAAGLDEAGMPLIEVTHGDGLGGASVNYGFPAHSDEDYLKAVVGVVKQAKVSALLLPGIGTVDHLKMAADLGVTTIRVATHCTEADVSEQHIGMASEMGLDTVGFLMMAHMIEPEQLLEQAKLMESYGANCIYCTDSAGYMLPEHVQSRIGLLRRELKPETEIGFHAHHNLSLGVMNSLIAIEAGAGRIDGSVAGLGAGAGNTPLEVLVAVLDRMGADHGTDLYKMMDVAEDRVVPIMDQLIRIDRDALTLGYAGVYSSFLLFAKRAQQKYGVSSRDILVELGRRRTVGGQEDMIEDLALDMAKERGLI
- a CDS encoding SDR family NAD(P)-dependent oxidoreductase — protein: MAILQNKVALITGGGQGVGQGIALALAAEGATVAVLGRTLSTLEATCAEIHHRGGVAEAFVCDVAELDDIEAAVQEVVDEFGGIDILVNNAQFVALGHLLEVDDDEFLEGMDTGPLATLRFMKACYPYLRGDGAVVNLATSAALRHDSGGFGAYAAAKEAIRALSRAAACEWGADSIRVNCIMPLADSPAMARWVESGGDDVDAFLSSVPMGRVGQCEEDIGRVVAFLCGPDAAYITGHTLPIDGGQILMR
- a CDS encoding methylated-DNA--[protein]-cysteine S-methyltransferase yields the protein MSDYQRMAKAIDYLVRHRQRQPSLEDVAQYVHLSPSHFQRQFQRWVGVSPKRYLQALTVSDAKALLARSTPTLAVADQLGLSSASRLYDHFIQLEAMTPGEYQRGGEGLHIQYSLHDTPFGQALLASTQRGLCCFNFIDSDDEVPQQTLQAQWPKAGIVAGLANHQAIVDALFSTAGKPDSPLSLHVRGTNFQIQVWRALLRIPAGSLSTYRQVAQAINRPTASRAVGQAIGANPVGLLIPCHRVIRESGELGGYRWGLERKQALLCLEEAQTQPG
- a CDS encoding SDR family NAD(P)-dependent oxidoreductase; translation: MAIAPAKPLSSPHNNNLKGGNTMDQQRVVLVTGASRGAGKGIALALAAPGTTVYITGRSKQEGDAPLPGTVFATAEEITRRGGKAVPVVCDHADDSQVQALFEQITREQGRLDILVNNALHVPDELVAPGAFWEKPLSLQSILDVGLRSTYVSSYYAAPLLLKSKNALVVNTSAAGGRCYMHGPAYGAGKAGVDKMAHDMAVDFRPHGVAVISLWMGLLSTERSQRVFDAHPDLYAEAAAMAESPEFPGRVIDALYQSGRAMDYSGQVHYAAELAEAFGVVDTGGEVRHSPRVMLGEPTTFNDAEVR
- a CDS encoding peroxiredoxin-like family protein is translated as MNQLHKIALAIALGFALLGTGYSAAQGESTPTLAEPTQYKTLPESKLGRNEAGKGLQKGERVKGATLKTIDGEDYALASSWAERPALVVFYRGGWCPYCNGQVRELAVNYPKLKAAGVQPVLISVDAPDKAAALSRQYEIPFPVLSDPDLLAHRQFNVLLELDQNTLKKYRDYGIDLSAWSGRQHNTIAVASVFVIDQQGRVLASHATADYAERPSIEQLLTLIDTSLNQ